The following proteins come from a genomic window of Triticum aestivum cultivar Chinese Spring chromosome 6A, IWGSC CS RefSeq v2.1, whole genome shotgun sequence:
- the LOC123130061 gene encoding uncharacterized protein, which produces MSIPAPLEDEDLLREIFLRLPPLPSTLSRASLVCARWRRILSDPRFLRRFSRHHPEPPLLGFFKGFRLRYSAFTPILDPPDRIPDERFFDRFLHSLRRHPPLGFSKGSLVITPIFTPVFDPPNRIPAQRLFVPEHGVDWELLGCRHGLAVMLSESLCEVFVWDPLNGQQHRVPFPPELRDVKRESFCLCSATVMCADDQDGHVHQDCFLSPAFKLVLICTSRDLKTSFSCVYESASGVWGNIVSTSTTDMVLTLRPGILIGKTVYWLFHGREILAFDTERQTLRVIEIPAEAQHVNSWSFQLLRTDDDSVLGLAVKSKPGIHMWEGIHIWERKLNSDGLAGWVLMQKINQLEGIFSCAFRNAEMVGYDEELNVMILSTYSGDFMLRLKSMQIRLISKTDGWAHTVYYPYRNFYTAGNTSVPHL; this is translated from the coding sequence atgTCAATTCCAGCGCCGCTGGAGGATGAGGACCTCCTCCGGGAGATTTTCCTCCGGCTCCCTCCGCTGCCGTCAACACTCTCCCGCGCCTCCCTCGTATGCGCGCGCTGGCGCCGCATCCTCTCCGATCCCCGCTTCCTCCGCCGTTTCAGCAGACACCACCCGGAACCTCCTCTCTTGGGCTTCTTCAAAGGGTTTCGTCTCAGATATTCCGCTTTCACTCCCATCTTGGACCCGCCCGACCGCATCCCCGACGAACGCTTCTTTGATCGGTTTCTTCACAGCTTGAGGAGACATCCTCCGTTGGGTTTCTCCAAAGGGTCTCTTGTGATCACTCCCATCTTCACTCCCGTCTTCGACCCGCCCAATCGCATCCCGGCCCAACGCTTGTTTGTGCCAGAGCACGGGGTGGATTGGGAATTACTTGGCTGCCGCCACGGCCTCGCCGTCATGCTCAGTGAGTCTCTGTGCGAGGTCTTCGTGTGGGATCCCCTCAACGGCCAGCAGCACCGCGTGCCTTTTCCACCAGAGCTCCGTGACGTCAAAAGGGAGAGTTTCTGTTTGTGCAGCGCCACGGTGATGTGTGCTGACGATCAAGATGGGCATGTGCACCAGGATTGCTTCCTCAGCCCGGCCTTCAAATTGGTCTTGATCTGCACCAGTAGAGACTTGAAGACATCATTCTCTTGTGTCTATGAATCGGCGTCAGGTGTATGGGGGAATATTGTCTCAACGTCGACTACAGATATGGTTCTGACACTAAGGCCTGGCATCCTCATCGGGAAAACAGTTTACTGGTTGTTTCATGGACGCGAAATCCTTGCATTTGATACTGAAAGGCAGACCCTTCGTGTCATCGAGATTCCCGCAGAGGCCCAACATGTCAACAGCTGGTCCTTTCAGCTCCTACGGACAGATGACGATAGTGTTCTTGGCCTCGCCGTTAAGTCGAAACCGGGCATTCATATGTGGGAGGGCATTCATATATGGGAGAGGAAACTGAACTCTGATGGTCTTGCCGGATGGGTGCTTATGCAGAAAATCAATCAATTGGAGGGGATCTTTTCTTGCGCCTTCAGAAATGCAGAGATGGTGGGGTATGACGAGGAGTTAAATGTGATGATTCTGTCTACGTACAGTGGCGACTTCATGCTCCGCCTTAAGTCGATGCAGATCAGATTAATTTCTAAAACGGATGGGTGGGCTCATACGGTTTACTATCCCTACAGAAATTTCTACACTGCAGGTAATACCTCTGTACCTCATTTGTAA